From Desulfuromonas soudanensis, the proteins below share one genomic window:
- a CDS encoding hydrogenase small subunit — translation MPISRRKFIKYSAGGAAALGVNLFDNPLLRKAFAGAVQETPIIWLAGGACSGCSVSLLNALSPRIQDVLLDQVIPGHHTELAFHPTVMAASGDLAMQAMYDTEEKPFLLVVEGSITTADGGRHCEVGEKNGHGIPVLEHVLRLGNKAKAVLAVGSCASFGGVPAANMNPSGSKGVMEVFREHGVTTPTINLPGCAIHPDWFIGTVAAILLGGPEGIKVDALGRPEMFYGKLIHDFCPLRGQFDAGRFAENFGDAGCLYKLGCKGPVAHANCPEKRFNSGTNWCIDNGHPCNGCVEPEYPYEQSMWTPVPVKDMTPPAAYPPIFTDRKSAIDVTPGYAALAGVAAGVVGMRLAGKKSGEETQAQDEKE, via the coding sequence GGAGACCCCCATCATCTGGCTGGCGGGAGGGGCCTGCAGCGGTTGCAGCGTCTCGCTCCTCAACGCCCTCTCGCCGCGCATCCAGGACGTCCTCCTCGACCAGGTCATTCCGGGACACCACACGGAGCTCGCCTTTCATCCGACGGTGATGGCCGCCTCCGGCGACCTGGCGATGCAGGCGATGTACGATACGGAGGAGAAGCCCTTCCTCCTCGTCGTCGAGGGGTCGATCACCACCGCCGACGGCGGCCGCCACTGCGAGGTCGGCGAGAAGAACGGCCACGGCATCCCCGTCCTCGAGCACGTGTTGCGCCTCGGCAACAAGGCCAAGGCGGTCCTCGCCGTCGGCAGCTGCGCCTCCTTCGGCGGCGTTCCGGCCGCCAACATGAACCCCAGCGGCTCCAAGGGGGTGATGGAGGTCTTCCGGGAGCACGGCGTCACCACCCCGACCATCAACCTCCCGGGCTGCGCTATCCACCCCGACTGGTTCATCGGCACCGTGGCGGCGATCCTCCTCGGCGGCCCGGAAGGGATCAAGGTCGATGCTCTCGGTCGCCCCGAGATGTTCTACGGCAAACTGATCCACGACTTCTGTCCGCTGCGCGGCCAGTTCGACGCGGGGCGTTTCGCCGAAAATTTCGGCGATGCCGGCTGTCTCTACAAGCTCGGCTGCAAGGGGCCGGTGGCCCACGCCAACTGTCCGGAGAAGCGCTTCAACTCCGGCACCAACTGGTGCATCGACAACGGCCACCCCTGCAACGGCTGCGTCGAGCCCGAATACCCCTACGAACAGTCGATGTGGACCCCCGTGCCGGTTAAGGACATGACTCCGCCGGCGGCCTATCCGCCGATCTTCACCGACCGTAAATCAGCCATCGACGTCACCCCCGGCTATGCAGCTCTTGCCGGGGTTGCCGCCGGCGTCGTCGGCATGCGCCTCGCCGGCAAGAAGAGCGGCGAAGAGACGCAGGCTCAGGACGAAAAGGAGTAG
- the hybA gene encoding hydrogenase 2 operon protein HybA, whose amino-acid sequence MDISRRKFLKIGAAAGGSAACAVAAKAEARNARQPEPQWYGMLNDSTRCIGCKACMVACKKENKLEAESTLGEKEALGEQLYDAPRALSEHTYTLIKMHGEGEQEKTFVKAQCMHCVDPACASACIVGALKKEDNGAVKYDAGMCMGCRYCMVACPYSVPQFEWHRAIPSIRKCTLCSETRLEKGKPTACAGVCPAGAITFGRRSELIKIARARIDAAPEIYLDHIYGEQEVGGTGVLYLTKKYVAFAGLGLGDFDYKPVSGLTESIQHRIFQYFIPPIAVYSILGGIMAYNQRRKHNAGIEGGDDEY is encoded by the coding sequence ATGGACATCAGCCGCAGAAAATTTCTCAAGATCGGCGCCGCAGCCGGAGGAAGTGCCGCCTGCGCCGTCGCCGCCAAGGCCGAGGCGAGAAACGCCCGGCAACCCGAGCCCCAGTGGTACGGGATGCTCAACGACTCGACGCGCTGCATCGGCTGCAAGGCCTGCATGGTCGCCTGCAAGAAGGAGAACAAACTCGAGGCCGAGTCGACCCTCGGCGAAAAGGAGGCTCTCGGGGAGCAGCTCTACGACGCCCCCCGCGCCCTCTCCGAGCACACCTACACCCTGATCAAGATGCACGGCGAGGGGGAACAGGAGAAAACCTTCGTCAAGGCCCAGTGCATGCACTGCGTCGACCCGGCCTGCGCCTCGGCCTGCATCGTCGGCGCCCTGAAAAAAGAGGACAACGGCGCCGTCAAGTACGACGCAGGGATGTGCATGGGGTGCCGCTACTGCATGGTCGCCTGCCCCTACAGCGTCCCCCAGTTCGAGTGGCACAGGGCGATTCCTTCCATCAGAAAGTGCACCCTGTGCAGCGAGACCCGCCTCGAGAAGGGGAAACCGACGGCCTGCGCCGGCGTCTGTCCCGCCGGGGCCATCACCTTCGGCAGACGCAGCGAGCTGATCAAAATAGCCCGCGCCCGCATCGACGCCGCCCCCGAGATCTATCTCGACCATATCTACGGCGAGCAGGAGGTCGGCGGTACCGGCGTTCTCTATCTGACGAAGAAGTACGTCGCCTTTGCCGGACTGGGTCTGGGGGATTTTGACTACAAGCCGGTCTCCGGGCTCACCGAGAGCATCCAGCACCGCATCTTCCAGTATTTTATCCCCCCCATCGCCGTCTACAGCATCCTCGGCGGCATCATGGCCTACAACCAGCGGCGCAAGCACAACGCCGGCATCGAAGGAGGGGACGATGAATATTAA
- the nrfD gene encoding NrfD/PsrC family molybdoenzyme membrane anchor subunit, whose product MNIKALPLRHRFWTPNVAVLLFFMASGVVFAYFRFFHGFASVTNLNPAYPFGIWIAFDVACGVALAAGGFTTAAIVEIFGRHKYHALVRPAILTAFIGYFLVGLAVFFDLGKYYNIWHALVYWNGTSVLFEVAWCVMLYLTVLAIENLPNVIEQFRGKVALPGFLSGLNGPTDWLLGKADGFCRRTMAFFVIAGVVLSFGHQSSLGTMMLIAPYKLHELWYTPLSPLLFLTSAVSVGIPMVVFEGTLAAKFFGRKPETELLAGIAKYIPLFLGTYLLLRLGDLAYRGVLATAFDGSLQGNAFLLEFALFAVPYFVLKRRRSRQNPTLLFLCSLSVICAVVLNRFNVFLIGMDMGPEYSYFPSVGEWAITFAFIAFGVLLYKIGVNYLPILEEEH is encoded by the coding sequence ATGAATATTAAAGCGCTGCCGCTGCGGCACAGATTCTGGACACCGAACGTCGCGGTCCTTCTCTTCTTCATGGCCTCGGGGGTGGTCTTCGCCTACTTCCGCTTCTTCCACGGCTTCGCCTCCGTGACCAATCTCAACCCGGCCTACCCCTTCGGCATCTGGATCGCCTTCGACGTCGCCTGCGGCGTGGCGCTAGCCGCCGGCGGCTTCACCACCGCCGCCATCGTCGAAATCTTCGGCCGCCACAAATATCACGCCCTCGTCCGCCCGGCGATCCTCACCGCCTTCATCGGCTATTTCCTCGTCGGCCTGGCGGTCTTCTTCGACCTCGGCAAGTACTACAACATCTGGCACGCCCTGGTCTACTGGAACGGCACCTCCGTCCTCTTCGAAGTCGCCTGGTGCGTCATGCTCTACCTTACGGTTCTGGCCATCGAAAACCTCCCCAACGTTATCGAGCAGTTCCGCGGCAAGGTCGCCCTCCCCGGGTTTCTCTCCGGCCTCAACGGACCCACCGACTGGCTTCTCGGCAAGGCCGACGGGTTCTGCAGGCGGACCATGGCCTTCTTCGTCATCGCCGGCGTGGTCCTCTCCTTCGGCCACCAGTCCTCCCTCGGGACGATGATGCTCATCGCCCCCTACAAGCTCCACGAGCTCTGGTACACGCCCCTCTCCCCCCTTCTCTTTTTGACCTCGGCGGTCTCCGTCGGCATTCCGATGGTCGTCTTCGAGGGGACGCTGGCCGCCAAATTCTTCGGCCGCAAGCCGGAAACGGAGCTCCTTGCCGGGATCGCCAAGTACATCCCCCTCTTCCTCGGCACCTATCTCCTCCTGCGCCTCGGCGACCTCGCCTACCGCGGGGTCCTCGCCACCGCCTTCGACGGCAGCCTGCAGGGGAACGCCTTTCTTCTCGAATTCGCCCTTTTCGCCGTCCCCTACTTCGTCCTCAAACGGCGACGGTCGCGGCAGAATCCGACCCTCCTCTTCCTCTGCTCGCTGTCGGTGATCTGCGCCGTCGTCCTCAACCGCTTCAACGTCTTTCTCATCGGCATGGACATGGGGCCCGAATACAGCTACTTCCCCTCCGTCGGCGAGTGGGCGATCACCTTTGCCTTCATCGCCTTCGGCGTCCTCCTCTACAAGATCGGCGTCAACTACCTGCCGATTCTCGAGGAGGAGCACTGA